In Candidatus Persebacteraceae bacterium Df01, a genomic segment contains:
- a CDS encoding choline dehydrogenase, producing the protein MSADYVIVGAGSAGCALAWRLGKAGCDVLVIEHGAPDRGILINMPAALPYPMNMPRYDWGYATEPEAHMNNRSMACPRGKVWGGSSAINGMVYVRGHAQDFNGWATAGAAGWAFADVLPYFMRMENAHDGQLNWRGTDGPLHVTRAAQRNPLPEAFIAAGRELGLGFTADYNGECQEGICQFEQTIWRGQRWSAARAYLRPALRLPNVRLVRALARRVIVNKTHAVGVEVRQGNAINVIHARREVILASSAINSPKLLMLSGIGEPKKLTKLGIGVVVARAGVGYNLQDHLEAYVQQACTKPVTLNRKLDLLSKGLIGARWLLRKDGDGATNHFEAGAFLRSPNAAYADIQFHFLPAAIRYDGKAAATADGFQAHVGHMRSASRGWVKLRDADPESPPRICFNYMSCDEDWRHFRHCIRLARDIFAQPALAEFCGERLAPVGESDAELDDFVRQSAESAYHPCGTCKMGAPDDPQAVVDSECRVLGMNNLRVVDSSIFPRIPYGNLNAPSIMVGEKAADHILGKLLPRDER; encoded by the coding sequence ATCAGCGCGGATTATGTTATCGTTGGTGCTGGTTCGGCTGGGTGTGCGCTGGCGTGGCGACTTGGTAAAGCAGGTTGTGATGTGTTGGTGATAGAACATGGCGCGCCGGATCGCGGAATATTAATTAACATGCCGGCAGCATTGCCTTATCCGATGAACATGCCGCGCTATGACTGGGGATATGCTACCGAACCCGAGGCTCACATGAATAATCGGAGCATGGCTTGTCCGCGGGGGAAAGTTTGGGGTGGCTCATCTGCCATTAACGGCATGGTTTATGTGCGCGGCCATGCTCAAGATTTTAACGGCTGGGCTACTGCGGGCGCTGCAGGTTGGGCGTTTGCCGATGTGTTGCCCTATTTTATGCGCATGGAGAATGCTCATGATGGACAGCTGAATTGGCGCGGTACCGATGGTCCTTTGCATGTCACTCGTGCAGCACAACGTAACCCGCTACCGGAAGCTTTTATTGCTGCAGGGCGAGAGTTGGGGCTGGGTTTTACTGCTGACTACAACGGTGAATGTCAGGAAGGTATTTGTCAGTTTGAACAAACCATCTGGCGCGGACAACGTTGGTCGGCGGCGCGCGCTTATTTGCGGCCGGCTTTGCGTCTGCCCAATGTGCGGTTGGTACGAGCACTGGCGCGACGTGTGATAGTTAATAAAACTCATGCCGTTGGCGTGGAAGTTCGCCAAGGAAATGCCATTAACGTGATTCACGCACGGCGTGAAGTAATATTGGCGTCGTCTGCCATTAATTCACCTAAACTATTAATGTTGTCCGGTATTGGCGAGCCTAAAAAATTAACTAAATTGGGCATCGGTGTGGTGGTTGCCCGTGCCGGAGTCGGGTACAATTTGCAAGACCATTTGGAAGCTTATGTACAACAGGCGTGTACGAAGCCAGTTACGCTCAATCGAAAATTAGATTTGCTGTCTAAAGGATTGATAGGTGCTCGCTGGCTGTTGCGTAAAGACGGCGATGGCGCGACGAATCATTTTGAGGCGGGTGCTTTTTTGCGTTCTCCAAATGCGGCATACGCCGATATTCAATTTCATTTTTTGCCTGCTGCCATTCGTTATGATGGCAAGGCTGCTGCAACGGCGGATGGCTTTCAGGCACATGTTGGTCACATGCGCTCTGCCTCACGTGGCTGGGTAAAATTACGTGATGCCGATCCCGAGTCACCGCCGCGCATTTGTTTTAACTACATGTCTTGCGATGAAGATTGGCGGCATTTTCGCCATTGTATTCGCTTGGCGCGTGATATTTTTGCCCAGCCAGCACTGGCCGAGTTTTGTGGCGAACGCTTAGCTCCCGTCGGTGAAAGTGATGCGGAACTGGATGATTTTGTGCGCCAATCAGCAGAATCAGCTTATCATCCTTGTGGCACGTGCAAAATGGGAGCGCCAGATGATCCGCAGGCGGTAGTAGATTCGGAATGCCGTGTTTTGGGGATGAATAATTTGCGAGTTGTAGACTCGTCAATTTTTCCGCGTATTCCCTATGGTAATCTCAATGCGCCTTCCATTATGGTGGGAGAAAAAGCGGCGGATCATATTTTAGGAAAATTATTACCGCGAGATGAGCGTTGA
- a CDS encoding NAD(P)-dependent oxidoreductase: MSSYLITGAGGCIGAWIIKQLLDAGEQVAAFDISSDRRRLELLCDDAAEARTVAWEVGNIANADDVLRAVARFEPEAIIHLAALQVPFCKADPVLGAQVNVVGTVNIFEAAKQHNIKRVVYASSVAATAMGTQTSWLETLYGAYKVCNEQTARVYWSENGVSSVGIRPSVVYGPARDQGMSAKPTQAMLAAVAGKPFVIPFTGTVGFVYAAEAASAFIQAATKERSGAAVFDLNGTPQTVADVVKMLISHYPEADIRCEGEPLPFPADMSDRPLRAYIGDYERIDFVDGMTQTLAMFSRRLGENRIDTVFQ; encoded by the coding sequence GTGTCATCGTATTTGATAACCGGAGCAGGCGGTTGTATTGGTGCTTGGATTATCAAACAGTTGCTAGATGCTGGCGAGCAAGTTGCGGCGTTTGACATTTCCTCTGATCGGCGGCGGCTGGAGTTGCTGTGTGATGATGCTGCCGAAGCCCGCACTGTCGCTTGGGAAGTTGGAAATATTGCTAATGCCGATGATGTGCTACGGGCGGTGGCGCGTTTTGAGCCAGAGGCGATTATTCATTTAGCGGCGCTGCAAGTACCCTTTTGTAAAGCGGACCCAGTGTTGGGCGCGCAAGTAAACGTGGTTGGAACCGTGAACATTTTTGAAGCGGCAAAGCAACACAACATTAAGCGCGTTGTTTATGCCAGCTCAGTCGCTGCCACGGCAATGGGAACACAAACGTCATGGTTGGAAACATTGTATGGCGCTTACAAGGTGTGTAATGAACAGACAGCGAGGGTATACTGGTCTGAAAATGGTGTCTCTAGTGTAGGCATTCGCCCCAGCGTTGTGTACGGTCCAGCACGTGATCAAGGAATGAGCGCTAAGCCTACACAAGCGATGTTGGCGGCAGTGGCAGGCAAACCTTTTGTGATTCCTTTTACTGGCACGGTGGGATTTGTTTATGCGGCAGAAGCGGCATCAGCATTTATTCAAGCGGCGACCAAAGAGCGAAGTGGTGCAGCAGTATTTGATCTGAACGGTACTCCCCAAACCGTTGCCGACGTGGTTAAGATGCTTATTTCTCATTATCCGGAGGCGGATATTCGTTGTGAAGGTGAGCCATTGCCGTTTCCTGCAGATATGAGTGACAGACCGCTACGTGCCTATATTGGTGATTATGAACGGATTGATTTTGTGGATGGGATGACACAAACTTTGGCGATGTTTTCTCGTCGGTTAGGGGAAAACAGAATTGATACGGTATTTCAGTGA
- a CDS encoding fumarylacetoacetate hydrolase family protein: MKLVRFGEIQREKPGVIDATGVLRDASSIIDKWSGNALDDDSLARVRAAMEELPIVDSSPRLGAPVCDVGKVVGIGLNYRAHAAEAGLDVPIDPIIFLMAPTAINGPTDDIILPRGSVNTDWEVELAVIIGKGGAYIAPEDALSHVAGYCVANDVTERDYQLNRGTQWTKGKSADTFLPLGPILVTRDEVPDPQNLHLELFLNGELQQRGHSADMIFTVAELISRVSEYMSWQPGDVMITGTPPGVGLGMSPPQFLRDGDMLCLRINNFGEQCARVRAAQ, translated from the coding sequence ATGAAGCTTGTTCGTTTTGGGGAGATCCAGCGGGAAAAGCCCGGTGTTATAGATGCTACTGGCGTATTGCGTGATGCTTCCAGCATTATTGATAAGTGGAGTGGAAATGCGTTGGATGATGATTCGCTTGCTCGGGTACGAGCGGCTATGGAGGAATTACCGATAGTCGACTCTTCTCCTCGCTTGGGTGCACCAGTGTGTGATGTCGGCAAAGTAGTGGGTATTGGACTCAACTATCGCGCTCACGCTGCCGAGGCCGGACTGGACGTGCCGATTGATCCGATTATTTTCCTGATGGCACCGACGGCGATTAACGGTCCTACCGATGATATTATTTTGCCACGCGGGAGCGTAAATACTGACTGGGAAGTTGAGTTGGCGGTTATTATCGGCAAAGGAGGCGCTTATATTGCGCCGGAAGACGCACTGTCACATGTGGCGGGTTATTGTGTTGCCAATGATGTGACGGAGCGAGACTATCAACTGAACCGCGGTACGCAGTGGACAAAAGGTAAAAGTGCCGACACTTTTTTGCCGTTAGGTCCTATACTGGTTACTCGTGATGAAGTGCCTGATCCGCAAAATTTACATTTAGAATTGTTTCTCAATGGTGAACTGCAGCAAAGAGGCCATTCTGCTGATATGATTTTTACTGTGGCAGAATTAATTTCGCGCGTGTCTGAGTACATGTCGTGGCAACCGGGTGATGTGATGATTACTGGGACGCCGCCGGGTGTCGGACTGGGCATGTCGCCGCCACAATTTTTACGTGATGGCGATATGCTTTGCTTGCGGATTAACAATTTTGGCGAGCAGTGTGCTCGGGTGCGAGCAGCGCAATGA
- a CDS encoding glucose 1-dehydrogenase, with amino-acid sequence MMKLPNGTTAVVTGAAQGIGLAIARRLIGAGARVVVGDIKPPTVTEDFLFKQTDVADEESVRALVATAVEAGGLDIFINNAGIAVEKTITDTTVDEWDRVMAVNVRGVFLCAKHAITAMRKCGGGAIVNIGSIEGLGANASHAAYAASKGAVHALTRNIALEAGADGIRCNAIAPGWIDTPFNDNLISQYPDPERARAAISGLHPVGRLGTPDDIAEMALWLASDASTFVSGQVVVCDGGRTARLPLPAL; translated from the coding sequence ATGATGAAATTGCCAAATGGAACTACTGCGGTTGTTACTGGAGCGGCGCAAGGCATCGGGTTGGCAATTGCGCGGCGTTTGATTGGAGCAGGAGCTCGTGTTGTTGTCGGAGATATCAAGCCACCGACGGTAACGGAAGATTTTTTATTTAAGCAAACTGATGTGGCGGATGAAGAGAGCGTTCGCGCACTCGTTGCTACGGCGGTTGAAGCCGGTGGATTGGACATTTTTATTAATAATGCGGGTATTGCTGTTGAGAAAACCATAACGGACACTACCGTTGATGAGTGGGATAGGGTAATGGCGGTTAATGTTCGTGGCGTGTTTCTTTGTGCCAAACATGCCATTACCGCTATGCGCAAGTGTGGCGGAGGCGCTATTGTTAATATTGGTTCCATTGAAGGGTTAGGTGCCAATGCTTCCCATGCTGCTTACGCAGCATCCAAAGGAGCGGTGCATGCACTCACCCGCAATATTGCGTTGGAAGCCGGTGCTGACGGAATTCGCTGTAATGCAATTGCGCCGGGCTGGATAGATACGCCGTTCAATGATAATTTAATCTCCCAATATCCAGACCCAGAGCGGGCGCGTGCTGCCATTAGTGGGTTGCATCCAGTTGGACGGTTGGGAACTCCTGATGACATTGCCGAAATGGCGTTGTGGTTGGCGAGCGATGCCTCAACTTTTGTTAGCGGGCAAGTTGTTGTCTGCGATGGTGGGCGAACGGCGCGGCTGCCGTTGCCGGCGTTATGA
- a CDS encoding SDR family oxidoreductase codes for MKMLSGLARDWGGAVAVVTGAGGGVGEAVSRQLAVAGASLLLVGRDEKKICRVSDSLGAEIDVMVLSGDVGDSDFCRRVIEETQSRFGRLDVLVNNAGVMHRGPAEQTSDEDWARVMRVNVDGVFYLSRNAVGIMRQQQGGAIVNVGSTLSLVGASGLAAYCTSKGAVAQLTRAMALECAIDDITVNAVCPGAIDSPMLYSEYPTGTDVDAVCARNAALIPKGVVATADEVARAIVFLASEPHITGALLSVDGGYVAQ; via the coding sequence ATGAAAATGTTATCTGGGCTAGCGCGCGACTGGGGCGGTGCTGTCGCTGTTGTTACTGGTGCCGGCGGCGGTGTGGGTGAAGCGGTTAGCCGACAGTTGGCGGTGGCGGGAGCTAGCTTGTTACTAGTTGGGCGCGATGAAAAAAAAATATGTCGAGTGAGTGACTCGCTGGGTGCCGAAATTGACGTGATGGTGCTAAGCGGTGACGTTGGAGATTCTGATTTTTGTCGCCGCGTAATTGAAGAAACGCAAAGCCGTTTTGGTCGCTTGGATGTGCTGGTCAATAATGCGGGCGTCATGCATCGCGGTCCGGCGGAGCAAACTTCAGATGAAGATTGGGCGCGGGTCATGCGCGTTAATGTGGACGGCGTTTTTTATCTCAGTCGCAATGCCGTAGGGATAATGCGGCAACAGCAAGGTGGTGCTATTGTTAACGTCGGTTCCACATTGTCGTTGGTGGGGGCGTCTGGGTTGGCGGCGTATTGCACAAGTAAAGGTGCTGTGGCTCAGCTTACACGCGCAATGGCGCTAGAATGCGCGATTGACGACATTACCGTTAACGCGGTGTGTCCAGGGGCGATTGATTCGCCAATGTTATATTCTGAATATCCGACAGGTACCGACGTCGATGCGGTGTGCGCCCGCAATGCGGCGCTCATCCCCAAAGGGGTTGTCGCTACCGCTGATGAAGTAGCACGCGCAATTGTATTTTTGGCATCCGAACCGCATATTACTGGCGCGTTGCTGTCGGTAGACGGCGGCTATGTGGCGCAATAG
- a CDS encoding glycine betaine/L-proline ABC transporter ATP-binding protein yields the protein MSEPVVSCQRLWKIFGDKAAAALSAVREQGMEKQEIFERFGCVVGVADVSFDVYEGEIFCVMGLSGSGKSTLIRHINRLIEPTAGDVFIEGENIRKLSAEALRELRARKIGMVFQHMALLPHRNARENVALPLEIRNVDKHMRREVADRALETVNLSGWEERYPDELSGGMQQRVGLARALAADPNILLMDEPFSALDPLIRRQLQDQFLELAKKMRKTTIFITHDLDEAIRIGNRIAIMKDGALVQVGTPEAIVAAPADDYVSDFVANVSKLHLITAGRIMDPIDSVTENYSDWPVAPLDACLDELVDISVNTAFPIVIKSGEQTLGVVTQKNLLRGVQGRFDSAMDEDVHNGG from the coding sequence ATGAGTGAGCCTGTTGTTAGTTGCCAGCGGTTGTGGAAAATTTTCGGTGATAAAGCGGCCGCCGCTTTATCTGCTGTGCGTGAGCAAGGCATGGAAAAACAGGAAATATTTGAACGTTTTGGTTGTGTTGTCGGTGTTGCCGATGTGTCGTTTGATGTATATGAGGGAGAAATTTTCTGTGTCATGGGGTTATCCGGTTCGGGTAAGTCAACTCTCATTCGCCATATTAACCGTCTGATTGAACCCACCGCCGGAGATGTCTTTATTGAGGGCGAAAACATCAGGAAATTATCCGCCGAAGCGTTGCGTGAATTGCGTGCTCGAAAAATAGGGATGGTTTTTCAACACATGGCGCTGTTGCCGCACCGTAATGCGCGTGAAAATGTTGCATTGCCGTTGGAAATTCGAAATGTAGATAAGCATATGCGTCGGGAAGTTGCCGACCGAGCATTGGAGACGGTAAATTTATCCGGCTGGGAGGAGCGCTATCCCGATGAATTGTCTGGCGGAATGCAGCAACGAGTAGGGTTGGCGCGTGCACTTGCTGCCGACCCGAATATTCTTTTGATGGATGAGCCATTTTCGGCTTTGGATCCGCTGATTCGCCGGCAATTACAAGACCAATTTTTAGAATTGGCAAAAAAAATGCGTAAAACCACTATTTTTATTACCCACGATTTGGATGAAGCTATTCGCATTGGCAATCGTATCGCAATTATGAAAGATGGTGCATTAGTGCAAGTAGGTACTCCGGAAGCAATTGTTGCTGCACCTGCCGATGACTATGTTTCCGATTTTGTCGCTAATGTGTCCAAACTTCATCTCATCACTGCCGGACGCATCATGGACCCGATAGATTCTGTTACTGAGAATTATAGCGATTGGCCGGTCGCTCCACTAGATGCTTGTTTGGATGAATTGGTTGATATTTCCGTTAACACGGCGTTCCCTATCGTCATCAAATCCGGCGAGCAAACGCTGGGGGTAGTCACTCAAAAAAACCTATTGCGCGGCGTTCAAGGGCGTTTTGATAGTGCGATGGATGAGGACGTGCACAATGGCGGCTGA
- a CDS encoding ABC transporter permease subunit, translating into MAAENAKFDFLNPFDFIHFPLEDWADGVKEWAFANRSFFRPLREPLDWMINNIEAILQSSPQLVIMLVIGAVAWQSANWRVGLLVVAALTMMGVIGAQSWGLAMTTLAVVISSVILCVLVGFPLGVLAGKSDGVNVVLRPILDTMQTIPAFVYLIPVVLLLGIGNVPGVIVTVVFAMPPLVRLTSLGIRQVNPHIVEAMHAFGSTPRQVLFKVEIPMAAPTIMAGLNQTLMLSLSMVVIASMIAVKGYGNEVLRAIGRLDAGKAIVGGVGIVLLAVVLDRITQGLGSSKRARGNRHWYEQGPVGLVRTMLLFLQLNRKKT; encoded by the coding sequence ATGGCGGCTGAAAACGCAAAATTTGATTTTTTGAACCCATTTGATTTTATTCATTTTCCGTTGGAAGACTGGGCTGATGGAGTCAAAGAATGGGCGTTTGCTAATCGTTCATTTTTCCGCCCACTGCGTGAACCACTGGATTGGATGATTAACAATATTGAAGCAATATTGCAGTCATCTCCCCAGTTAGTTATTATGTTGGTTATAGGCGCTGTTGCATGGCAGTCGGCGAACTGGAGGGTTGGTCTGCTTGTTGTTGCTGCACTGACGATGATGGGCGTTATTGGGGCTCAGTCGTGGGGATTGGCGATGACAACGTTGGCGGTTGTTATTTCGTCAGTGATTTTGTGCGTGCTTGTTGGATTTCCTCTCGGCGTGTTAGCAGGTAAAAGCGATGGGGTAAATGTTGTGTTGCGACCAATACTGGATACTATGCAAACAATACCGGCTTTTGTTTATCTTATTCCGGTGGTGCTGTTGCTTGGCATTGGCAATGTGCCCGGAGTTATTGTTACTGTAGTGTTTGCTATGCCACCACTAGTTCGACTAACATCGTTAGGCATCCGTCAGGTTAACCCACATATTGTTGAAGCTATGCACGCATTTGGCTCTACGCCGCGGCAGGTGCTTTTTAAAGTGGAAATACCGATGGCAGCGCCGACAATCATGGCGGGGCTTAACCAAACGCTCATGCTTTCTTTATCTATGGTGGTTATTGCCTCCATGATTGCGGTCAAAGGGTACGGTAACGAAGTATTGCGTGCTATCGGGCGGTTGGATGCGGGCAAGGCCATTGTTGGCGGCGTTGGCATTGTGTTACTGGCAGTTGTGTTAGATCGAATTACACAAGGGCTTGGATCTTCTAAACGTGCCCGCGGAAACCGTCATTGGTATGAGCAAGGTCCAGTCGGACTGGTACGCACGATGTTACTTTTTTTACAATTAAACAGGAAAAAAACATGA
- the proX gene encoding glycine betaine/L-proline ABC transporter substrate-binding protein ProX, with translation MTKNDSKIYKTAVGALASLALMLSPAVVADEPGSGITVRPVEGTNIEEKFQHRILYRALEALGYEIAEPQEVEYQTMHLVIGAGDNDFSAVHWDPLHQAFYDESGGGKTLRRVGSLVAGALQGYLVDKESYEAGITNLGDLKNPSIAKRFDGDGDGKADLTGCVPGWGCERVIEHHLDEYGLRDTVVHNQGAYSAIIADTIARHNQGEPIVYYTWTPYWVSGVLIPGDNVEWLEVPYSSLPDDRKDNTVFQDKNLGFAVNSLRVIANESFLQSNPAVEKLFEVATIDINDVSLQNSKIRDGEDSSADIDRHVEEWIINNRADFDAWLAAARKAAQ, from the coding sequence ATGACAAAAAATGACTCAAAGATTTATAAAACGGCCGTTGGTGCATTAGCGTCGCTGGCTCTCATGCTTTCACCGGCGGTGGTGGCGGATGAGCCTGGTTCCGGAATAACCGTACGACCGGTGGAGGGTACCAACATTGAAGAAAAATTCCAGCATCGGATTTTGTATCGTGCGTTGGAAGCGTTGGGATACGAAATTGCTGAACCGCAAGAAGTAGAGTATCAAACCATGCATTTGGTTATCGGTGCTGGTGATAACGATTTTAGTGCAGTGCATTGGGATCCTTTGCATCAAGCATTTTATGATGAGTCTGGTGGCGGCAAAACATTGCGGCGTGTTGGCTCGCTGGTTGCGGGTGCATTGCAGGGCTATCTGGTGGACAAGGAAAGTTATGAGGCTGGTATAACTAATCTAGGTGATTTAAAAAATCCTAGCATTGCCAAGCGGTTTGACGGCGACGGTGATGGCAAAGCCGATTTAACTGGCTGTGTGCCGGGTTGGGGTTGTGAGCGAGTTATTGAGCATCATCTGGATGAATACGGATTGCGTGACACGGTTGTTCACAATCAGGGTGCTTATTCAGCGATTATTGCTGATACTATTGCACGTCACAATCAGGGTGAACCAATTGTTTACTATACTTGGACTCCTTATTGGGTTAGTGGGGTATTGATTCCTGGTGACAATGTGGAATGGTTAGAAGTTCCATATTCTTCATTGCCTGACGATCGCAAAGATAATACGGTATTTCAAGACAAAAATTTGGGCTTTGCAGTTAATAGTTTGCGCGTGATTGCCAACGAATCATTTTTGCAAAGCAACCCTGCAGTGGAAAAATTATTTGAAGTAGCAACTATTGATATCAATGACGTGTCGTTGCAAAACAGTAAAATTCGTGACGGTGAAGATTCAAGCGCGGATATTGACCGTCATGTAGAAGAGTGGATTATAAATAACCGCGCGGACTTTGATGCTTGGTTAGCAGCGGCTCGTAAGGCAGCACAATAA
- the lpxK gene encoding tetraacyldisaccharide 4'-kinase, translated as MINWLLLPLAEIFGLVSLVRRELYRCGVFSAERAGVPVIVVGNIVAGGGGKTPIVIALVQALQARGLIPGVAARGVGGNNEGVLMVEDDTDWRRCGDEPLLVRRRTGAMVCVARRRINAVRQLSAAGCDVILCDDGLQHYALRRDMEICAVNGAFGLGNGWLLPAGPLRESCRRLHRCDWVAVSGEEEVAFNHPKMARVIIETDGIYASSLPDKKLTAADFADQRVVAVAGIASPQRFFDKLQKMGIQTQLERSLPDHGRLADVDFFTLAADAVVMTEKDAIKYPQEDKRLYVLCIRAVLPPELIDSVINKIYGF; from the coding sequence GTGATAAATTGGCTTCTGCTGCCGTTGGCGGAAATATTTGGATTGGTGTCACTGGTTCGTCGTGAACTATATCGTTGCGGTGTGTTTTCGGCGGAACGGGCAGGAGTGCCGGTTATTGTGGTGGGAAATATTGTTGCCGGTGGCGGTGGTAAAACTCCTATTGTTATCGCTTTGGTGCAGGCTTTGCAAGCGCGGGGGCTGATTCCTGGGGTGGCAGCGCGCGGTGTTGGCGGCAACAATGAGGGTGTGTTAATGGTGGAAGACGACACTGATTGGCGGCGTTGTGGTGACGAACCGTTACTTGTGCGTCGCCGTACTGGAGCGATGGTTTGTGTGGCGCGGCGGCGTATTAATGCGGTGCGGCAATTGTCAGCGGCGGGATGCGATGTTATTCTTTGCGATGATGGGTTGCAGCATTATGCGTTGCGGCGTGACATGGAAATTTGTGCTGTTAATGGTGCTTTTGGCTTGGGTAATGGTTGGCTGTTGCCGGCTGGCCCCTTACGTGAAAGTTGCCGCCGGCTACACCGCTGCGATTGGGTGGCAGTTAGCGGTGAAGAAGAAGTCGCTTTCAATCATCCGAAAATGGCGCGAGTAATTATTGAAACTGACGGTATTTACGCATCGTCGTTACCGGATAAAAAATTAACTGCTGCGGATTTTGCTGATCAAAGAGTTGTTGCTGTCGCGGGTATTGCGTCACCGCAGCGATTTTTTGATAAATTGCAAAAAATGGGGATACAGACTCAGTTGGAACGTTCGCTGCCTGATCATGGTCGTTTAGCAGATGTCGATTTTTTCACGCTCGCCGCCGACGCGGTGGTGATGACTGAAAAAGATGCGATAAAATATCCGCAAGAGGACAAGCGCCTATATGTGTTGTGTATTCGTGCTGTATTACCGCCGGAGTTGATAGACTCGGTAATTAATAAAATATATGGATTCTGA
- a CDS encoding Trm112 family protein, whose translation MDSEFLQILVCPLCKGKLDYRPEERRFICHADRLVFPITEDGIPVLLAEEAAPLSDDATVSPDKDTSRK comes from the coding sequence ATGGATTCTGAATTTTTACAAATTCTCGTGTGCCCGCTGTGCAAGGGCAAATTGGATTACCGTCCCGAAGAGAGGCGGTTTATCTGCCATGCCGATCGGCTAGTGTTTCCCATAACCGAAGATGGTATTCCCGTACTGCTGGCAGAAGAGGCGGCGCCGTTGAGTGATGATGCGACCGTGTCACCGGACAAAGATACATCGCGGAAATAA
- the kdsB gene encoding 3-deoxy-manno-octulosonate cytidylyltransferase yields MAEIMSFLVIVPARRGSTRLPDKPLEDIGGKPMLVRVLECAAASGALRVLAAVDDEVLVNVVRRAGFEAVLTGECDSGSARVAVAADQCGLLDSDIVVNLQGDEPFMEPALVRDVAGLLARRSDCVCATVARPLCGTEEFNDPAVVKVIGDADGTARYFSRAPIPHLREGGVPKMARAHVGLYAYRMAFLRRLLTLSPAPTELAECLEQLRVLWHGFSIALLDGDSASFGIDTPADLVRARARYRAH; encoded by the coding sequence ATCGCGGAAATAATGTCTTTTTTAGTTATTGTGCCGGCGCGGCGCGGTTCCACACGCTTACCCGACAAGCCTTTGGAAGATATCGGCGGCAAGCCTATGTTGGTGCGTGTGTTGGAGTGTGCTGCTGCATCCGGCGCATTGCGCGTGTTGGCGGCGGTAGATGATGAGGTGCTGGTAAATGTAGTGCGTCGGGCGGGATTTGAAGCGGTGTTGACTGGCGAGTGTGATTCGGGATCAGCTCGCGTGGCAGTAGCGGCAGATCAATGTGGGTTGTTGGATAGCGATATTGTTGTTAATTTACAGGGTGATGAACCGTTTATGGAGCCGGCATTGGTGCGCGATGTGGCGGGGCTGTTAGCGAGACGTAGTGATTGTGTGTGTGCCACCGTTGCGCGCCCATTGTGCGGTACAGAAGAATTTAACGATCCTGCAGTTGTTAAAGTTATTGGCGATGCCGATGGAACGGCGCGTTATTTCAGTCGTGCTCCCATCCCGCATTTACGGGAGGGAGGAGTTCCAAAAATGGCGCGAGCACATGTTGGTCTGTACGCTTATCGGATGGCATTTTTGCGGCGATTGTTGACATTGTCTCCTGCTCCCACCGAATTGGCGGAGTGTCTTGAGCAATTGCGAGTGTTATGGCATGGTTTTTCTATTGCGTTGTTAGATGGAGATTCTGCTAGTTTTGGTATAGATACGCCGGCGGATTTGGTGCGCGCGCGCGCGCGTTATCGTGCGCATTAA
- the lipB gene encoding lipoyl(octanoyl) transferase LipB, translating to MRDFCDVRTNDTEDELWLLEHPPTYTLGQAGRAEHVLRDNGIPLVRCDRGGQVTYHAPGQIVVYLLLNLRRRRLGLRELVRRLEKAVIVLLSDYGISACGDVTAPGVYVSGSKIAALGLRLRHGCTYHGMSLNVNMDLAPFADINPCGFVDLPVTQLIDLNVTDKMPQVREKLVQQLCRQLGADGPHVTSV from the coding sequence ATGCGAGATTTTTGTGATGTCCGTACCAATGACACGGAAGACGAGTTGTGGTTATTGGAGCATCCGCCTACTTACACGCTTGGGCAAGCAGGGCGAGCTGAACACGTGTTGCGTGATAACGGTATTCCACTGGTACGGTGCGATCGCGGTGGGCAAGTAACCTATCACGCACCAGGACAGATTGTTGTTTATCTATTACTGAATTTACGGCGGCGGCGGTTGGGCTTGCGAGAGTTGGTGCGGCGTTTAGAAAAAGCGGTTATCGTTTTGTTAAGTGATTATGGAATTAGTGCCTGTGGTGATGTTACCGCTCCTGGTGTGTATGTGAGTGGATCTAAAATTGCTGCGCTGGGCTTACGCTTGCGACATGGCTGTACCTATCATGGTATGAGTTTGAATGTGAATATGGATTTGGCGCCTTTTGCCGATATTAATCCTTGCGGCTTTGTTGATTTGCCGGTCACTCAGCTGATAGATTTGAATGTTACCGATAAGATGCCGCAAGTGCGAGAGAAGTTGGTACAGCAATTGTGTAGGCAGCTGGGTGCGGATGGACCACATGTCACCTCAGTGTGA